Proteins co-encoded in one Flavivirga eckloniae genomic window:
- a CDS encoding efflux RND transporter permease subunit, protein MFKLFSKDFWDIVARLILRNKTIILVGIVLITFFFSTKWENMRFTYTEANLLPDDHEVNIIYNDFLKTFGEEGNLIVLGVKDSSLFSIQKLNAWNKLSQSFKKYDEVETVVSIKDLQKLVKDTKNEKFRLEPFIKDSISSIEQVKTLQEELFKKYPFYDNFLFNNETKTVRTALYLKKDIVNTAARKDFVVDVLLPTIETFETSNNLDVRISGMPYIRTLNSQNIVDEISLFIGAALLVTSIIFFFFFRSFRATFISLIVVCVGVMWTLGILGLLNYEITVLTALIPPLIIVIGIPNCIFLINKYQHEVKLHGNKVKSLQRVITKIGNATLMTNVTTASGFATFILTESKLLKEFGIVASLSILAIFILCLLIIPIIYTFLPYPKERHLEHLNKRWIGGFVNWMEHMVRQKRIAIYSTSLVLLILSIIGIYQIKISGSLIEDMPKNTEFFNDIRFFEKEFNGIMPLEIMIDTKRKKGVMKLSTLKRMNELEDLIIETPELSKPISVVGLVKYSKQAYYNGNTKYYQLPTSQENSFILSYAKNSTSNVDLLKNFVDSTGQYARITTFMKDVGTDKMERIEENLQTKIDKVFPEERYNVTMTGKALVFQKGTKYLVKNLAISLSLAIFLISLFMAYMFRSGRMIIVSLIPNLLPLLVTAGLMGYLGVPIKPSTILVFSIAFGISVDDTIHFLAKYRQELQANHWKIKTSVYGALRETGVSMFYTSIVLFFGFSVFTISSFGGTVALGALVSATLLFAMLSNLLLLPSLLLSLERSIANKQVLKKPAINIIPEEDEDQ, encoded by the coding sequence ATGTTTAAATTATTTAGTAAAGACTTTTGGGACATCGTTGCAAGATTGATTTTGCGTAACAAAACCATCATCCTTGTTGGTATTGTTTTAATCACCTTTTTCTTTAGTACTAAGTGGGAAAACATGCGTTTTACCTATACCGAGGCAAATTTATTGCCTGATGATCATGAGGTAAACATAATCTACAACGACTTTTTGAAAACCTTTGGAGAAGAAGGCAACCTTATTGTACTTGGCGTAAAGGACAGTTCCCTTTTTAGCATTCAAAAATTAAATGCTTGGAATAAGCTATCGCAAAGCTTTAAAAAATATGACGAAGTAGAAACCGTCGTATCTATTAAAGACCTTCAAAAGCTTGTAAAAGATACTAAAAATGAAAAGTTTCGTTTAGAGCCTTTTATAAAAGATTCTATTTCTTCAATTGAACAGGTTAAAACATTACAAGAAGAGCTTTTTAAAAAATATCCGTTTTACGATAATTTTTTATTCAATAACGAAACTAAAACGGTTCGAACAGCCCTTTATTTAAAAAAGGATATTGTAAACACCGCAGCAAGGAAAGACTTTGTTGTCGATGTTTTATTACCAACAATAGAAACCTTCGAAACATCGAACAACTTAGATGTTAGAATATCGGGAATGCCCTATATTAGAACTCTAAACTCACAAAATATTGTAGATGAAATCAGCTTGTTTATAGGTGCCGCATTATTAGTAACATCTATTATTTTCTTTTTCTTCTTCAGATCGTTTAGAGCGACCTTCATATCACTTATTGTAGTATGTGTTGGAGTTATGTGGACCTTAGGAATTCTTGGTTTATTAAACTACGAAATAACCGTTTTAACAGCCCTCATTCCGCCGTTAATTATAGTTATTGGTATTCCTAATTGTATCTTTTTAATTAATAAATACCAGCACGAAGTAAAATTACATGGTAATAAAGTAAAATCACTACAACGTGTTATCACTAAAATTGGTAACGCGACTTTAATGACCAATGTTACCACTGCTTCTGGGTTTGCAACTTTTATTTTAACAGAAAGTAAACTTTTAAAGGAGTTTGGTATTGTTGCATCCTTAAGTATACTAGCCATTTTTATTCTGTGCTTACTTATCATTCCAATTATTTATACCTTTTTACCTTATCCGAAAGAACGTCATTTAGAGCACTTGAACAAACGTTGGATAGGTGGTTTTGTAAATTGGATGGAGCATATGGTAAGACAAAAACGCATAGCTATTTACTCCACGTCTTTGGTATTATTAATATTAAGTATTATTGGTATTTACCAAATAAAAATCTCTGGCAGTTTGATAGAGGATATGCCTAAAAACACAGAGTTTTTTAATGACATCCGTTTTTTCGAAAAAGAGTTTAATGGTATCATGCCTTTAGAGATTATGATTGACACCAAACGTAAAAAGGGTGTTATGAAACTTTCTACTTTAAAACGCATGAATGAATTGGAAGATTTAATTATAGAGACTCCGGAATTATCTAAACCCATTTCGGTAGTCGGCTTAGTTAAATACTCTAAACAAGCTTACTATAATGGTAATACCAAATATTATCAATTACCAACATCGCAAGAAAACAGCTTTATTTTATCTTATGCCAAAAATTCGACTTCGAATGTAGACTTGCTTAAAAATTTTGTTGACAGCACTGGTCAATATGCCCGTATTACAACGTTTATGAAAGATGTTGGAACTGATAAAATGGAGCGCATAGAAGAAAATCTTCAAACAAAAATAGACAAAGTTTTTCCAGAGGAGAGATATAATGTTACCATGACGGGTAAAGCCTTAGTTTTTCAAAAGGGTACCAAATACCTTGTTAAGAATTTAGCCATATCGTTATCGCTTGCTATCTTTTTAATATCGTTGTTTATGGCATACATGTTCAGGTCGGGAAGAATGATTATTGTGTCATTAATACCAAACTTATTGCCATTATTAGTAACAGCAGGTTTAATGGGGTATTTAGGAGTCCCTATAAAACCTTCAACCATATTGGTGTTTAGTATAGCTTTTGGTATTTCTGTAGATGATACTATTCATTTCTTAGCAAAATACCGTCAGGAACTCCAGGCCAATCACTGGAAAATTAAGACCTCTGTGTATGGTGCATTACGAGAAACCGGAGTAAGCATGTTTTACACATCCATTGTGCTTTTCTTTGGGTTTTCTGTATTTACCATTTCCAGCTTTGGGGGTACCGTAGCATTAGGAGCTTTAGTTTCTGCCACATTACTATTTGCTATGTTATCGAACCTGCTCTTATTACCTTCTTTGTTGTTATCGTTAGAGCGTAGTATTGCCAATAAGCAAGTACTAAAAAAACCCGCAATTAATATTATTCCAGAAGAAGACGAAGACCAGTAA
- the asnS gene encoding asparagine--tRNA ligase gives MKSRTVSELLSQDIVFPEVEIKGWVRTFRANRFIALNDGSTLNNIQCVVDFENFDEALLKRITTGAAVYIKGELVESQGKGQKVEIQVNTIEILGDSDPETYPIQPKKHSFEFLRENAHLRTRTNTFSAVMRLRSALSFAIHKYFNENGFYYTHTPIITGSDAEGAGEMFKVTSLDAKNPPLNDEKEIDYTKDFFGKETNLTVSGQLEAETYAMSLGKVYTFGPTFRAENSNTSRHLAEFWMIEPEVAFMDLAGNMDLAEDFMKYVIKYILDNNREDLEFLDKRLQDEDKRKPMAERNEMTLIEKLNFVTDNNFKRVSYTEAIDILRNCKPNKKKKFKYLIDEWGTDLQSEHERFLVEKYFKCPVILFDYPANIKAFYMRLNDDGKTVRAMDILFPGIGEIVGGAQREERLDVLKQRMAAINIPEEELWWYLDLRKFGTAVHSGFGLGFERLVMFATGMSNIRDVIPFPRTPQNAEF, from the coding sequence ATGAAATCACGAACTGTATCAGAATTACTGTCCCAAGATATTGTTTTCCCAGAAGTAGAAATAAAAGGCTGGGTTAGAACCTTTAGAGCAAACCGTTTTATAGCTTTAAATGATGGTTCTACATTAAATAATATTCAGTGTGTAGTAGATTTTGAAAATTTCGATGAAGCGCTTTTAAAGCGTATCACGACTGGAGCTGCAGTATATATTAAAGGAGAATTAGTTGAAAGCCAAGGAAAAGGTCAAAAAGTTGAAATACAAGTAAATACTATTGAGATTTTAGGAGACTCAGACCCAGAAACCTACCCTATTCAACCTAAAAAGCATTCCTTTGAGTTTTTACGTGAGAATGCCCATTTACGTACTCGTACAAATACGTTTAGTGCTGTTATGCGCTTGCGTTCGGCATTATCATTTGCCATTCATAAATATTTTAACGAAAATGGTTTTTACTACACACACACGCCTATTATAACAGGTAGTGATGCCGAAGGTGCTGGAGAAATGTTTAAGGTGACCAGCCTAGATGCTAAAAACCCACCCCTAAACGATGAAAAAGAAATAGACTATACAAAGGATTTCTTTGGCAAGGAAACCAATTTAACCGTTTCTGGTCAGTTAGAAGCAGAGACCTATGCTATGTCCTTAGGTAAAGTTTACACATTTGGCCCTACTTTTAGAGCCGAGAATTCAAATACATCGCGTCACTTAGCCGAATTTTGGATGATTGAGCCCGAAGTAGCCTTTATGGATTTGGCTGGAAACATGGATTTAGCCGAAGACTTTATGAAGTATGTTATAAAATACATTCTAGATAATAATCGTGAGGATTTAGAGTTTCTAGATAAGCGTTTGCAGGATGAGGACAAAAGGAAACCAATGGCAGAACGAAACGAAATGACTTTAATAGAAAAGCTCAATTTTGTAACAGACAACAATTTTAAACGTGTTAGCTATACGGAGGCTATCGATATTTTACGTAATTGTAAACCTAACAAGAAAAAGAAATTCAAATATCTAATTGATGAGTGGGGTACGGATTTACAAAGTGAACACGAGCGTTTTCTTGTTGAAAAATACTTTAAATGTCCAGTAATCTTATTTGATTACCCTGCAAATATAAAAGCCTTTTACATGCGTTTAAATGACGACGGAAAAACTGTTCGTGCTATGGATATTTTATTCCCTGGCATAGGGGAAATTGTTGGAGGCGCGCAACGAGAGGAACGTTTAGATGTTTTAAAACAACGAATGGCAGCTATTAATATTCCAGAAGAAGAGCTTTGGTGGTATCTGGATTTACGAAAATTTGGTACAGCTGTACATTCTGGCTTTGGATTAGGTTTTGAACGTTTAGTAATGTTCGCTACTGGAATGAGTAACATTAGAGATGTAATTCCTTTTCCAAGAACACCTCAAAATGCAGAATTTTAA
- the rpoN gene encoding RNA polymerase factor sigma-54 has translation MLKQYLQFKLSQKLSPQQIQLMKLIQLPTQAFEQRLKQELEENPALESGKEDNGEYDSEFSNTDDINDSETINAEDINVDEYLSDDEIPDYRTQSNNYSSDDDEKTMPYAAGTSFTQHLINQLNTYRLNDEEREIAEFLVGSVDESGYIRRELSDIMDDLAFTQNVYTTEEKIQSVLRIVHQLDPAGVGARSLQECLSIQLHRKEKTPHCELAINIIDNAFDQFTKKHYKKLIQKFDISEEQLKSAITEIEHLNPKPGGSYAGNNRIVEHVVPDFAIKIIDGELELTLNGRNAPELHVSREYNNMLKGYKDTKDKSKSQKDAVIFIKQKLDAAKWFIEAIKQRQQTLFVTMSAIMHYQKDYFLTGDERNLKPMILKDIADEISMDVSTVSRVANSKYVDTPYGTKLIKEFFSESMKNDQGEDVSTREIKKILETVIEEENKKKPLTDETLASILKEKGYPIARRTVAKYREQLDIPVARLRKKI, from the coding sequence ATGCTTAAGCAGTATTTACAATTTAAACTATCGCAAAAGCTTTCGCCGCAGCAAATTCAATTAATGAAATTGATACAACTGCCTACGCAAGCTTTTGAACAACGTTTAAAACAAGAACTGGAAGAGAATCCAGCTCTAGAGAGTGGTAAAGAAGATAATGGTGAATACGATTCTGAATTTAGCAATACAGACGATATAAACGACAGTGAAACTATAAATGCCGAAGATATTAACGTTGATGAATATCTAAGCGATGACGAAATTCCCGATTATCGTACTCAATCAAATAATTATAGTAGCGATGATGATGAAAAAACGATGCCTTATGCGGCAGGTACATCATTTACGCAACACTTAATAAATCAATTGAACACGTATCGTCTCAATGATGAAGAACGGGAAATAGCAGAATTTTTAGTAGGAAGTGTTGATGAAAGTGGCTATATACGTAGAGAGTTAAGCGATATTATGGACGATTTGGCGTTCACGCAAAACGTTTATACTACGGAAGAAAAAATTCAAAGTGTTTTAAGAATTGTACACCAATTGGATCCGGCAGGTGTAGGAGCAAGAAGCTTACAAGAATGTTTAAGCATACAATTACACAGAAAAGAAAAAACACCGCATTGTGAGTTAGCAATTAATATTATAGACAATGCTTTTGATCAATTTACGAAGAAGCATTATAAAAAGTTAATTCAAAAGTTTGATATATCTGAAGAGCAATTAAAAAGTGCTATTACTGAAATTGAACACTTAAATCCGAAACCAGGAGGTTCTTATGCAGGAAATAACAGAATTGTAGAGCATGTTGTACCTGATTTTGCTATTAAAATTATAGATGGTGAATTAGAGTTAACACTTAACGGAAGAAATGCTCCAGAGCTTCATGTATCGAGAGAGTATAATAACATGCTTAAAGGCTATAAAGACACTAAGGACAAGTCTAAATCGCAAAAGGATGCCGTGATCTTTATTAAGCAAAAATTAGATGCTGCTAAATGGTTTATTGAGGCTATTAAGCAACGTCAGCAGACTTTATTTGTTACCATGAGTGCCATTATGCACTATCAGAAAGACTATTTCTTAACAGGTGACGAGCGCAACTTAAAACCTATGATTTTAAAAGACATTGCCGACGAAATTTCTATGGATGTTTCAACGGTTTCAAGAGTCGCAAATAGTAAGTACGTCGATACACCTTATGGTACAAAACTAATTAAGGAATTCTTTTCCGAGTCTATGAAAAATGACCAAGGGGAGGATGTTTCTACAAGAGAAATTAAAAAAATATTGGAAACGGTTATAGAAGAAGAGAACAAGAAAAAACCTTTAACCGATGAAACCTTAGCTTCTATTCTTAAAGAAAAAGGGTATCCTATTGCTCGTCGAACAGTAGCAAAATATAGAGAGCAATTGGATATTCCTGTTGCCCGATTACGTAAAAAGATATAA
- a CDS encoding porin family protein encodes MKHLFVIIFFLIGYLNCLAQEQERDVNKSVDSLYKEDQFYAGVTYNLLGKMPENVSQSGFSLGFHLGFIKDMPINKKRNVAIGLGVGYSANSYNQDLLIDKDNMGNTTYTVLESSSTFTKNKFSSHLIEVPLEFRWRTSTASDYNFWRIYTGFKIGYMFTHTTKYRGDLGRIGYSNIKDFNNLQYGLTFSAGYSTWNVYVYYALNPIFTDDVIVNGKRVDMNAVKIGLMFYIL; translated from the coding sequence ATGAAACATTTATTCGTTATAATATTCTTTTTAATTGGTTATTTAAACTGTCTGGCTCAAGAGCAGGAACGAGACGTTAATAAAAGTGTTGATTCACTTTATAAAGAAGACCAATTTTATGCAGGAGTAACTTATAATTTATTAGGAAAAATGCCAGAGAATGTTTCTCAAAGTGGATTCTCTTTAGGGTTTCATTTAGGTTTTATTAAGGATATGCCTATTAATAAAAAAAGGAATGTTGCTATAGGTTTGGGGGTCGGATATTCTGCAAACTCCTATAATCAGGACTTGCTTATCGATAAGGATAACATGGGTAATACTACATACACTGTTTTAGAAAGTAGCAGCACATTTACCAAGAATAAATTCTCAAGCCATTTAATTGAGGTTCCTCTAGAGTTTAGGTGGCGTACATCTACAGCTAGCGATTACAACTTTTGGCGCATTTACACGGGTTTTAAAATAGGTTATATGTTTACCCATACAACCAAGTACAGAGGTGATTTAGGAAGAATAGGATATAGCAATATAAAGGACTTTAACAACCTTCAATATGGCTTAACGTTTAGTGCTGGTTATAGTACGTGGAATGTATATGTGTATTATGCCTTAAACCCCATCTTTACGGACGATGTTATTGTAAATGGGAAAAGAGTTGATATGAATGCCGTAAAAATTGGTTTAATGTTTTATATCCTATAA
- a CDS encoding ExbD/TolR family protein yields the protein MSKFKKKKGGDMPAVNTASLPDIVFMLLFFFMVATVMRQNTLMIENNLPFADQVEKLDKKDLVMYIYAGKPSDNYKQYGTEAKIQLNDKFADVNEIAAFIAAERASKREELIPFLTTALKVDSDANMGLIGDIKQELRKVNALKINYTTKKGTVLGR from the coding sequence ATGTCTAAATTTAAAAAGAAAAAAGGCGGCGATATGCCAGCGGTTAACACAGCATCTTTACCAGATATTGTATTTATGTTATTATTCTTCTTTATGGTAGCCACAGTAATGAGGCAAAATACCTTAATGATCGAGAATAATTTGCCATTTGCAGACCAGGTTGAAAAGTTAGATAAAAAGGATTTGGTGATGTATATATATGCAGGTAAGCCAAGTGATAACTATAAACAATATGGAACAGAGGCAAAAATACAACTTAATGATAAGTTCGCAGATGTAAATGAAATTGCTGCGTTTATTGCTGCAGAAAGAGCTTCTAAGCGAGAAGAATTAATACCATTTTTAACAACTGCCTTAAAGGTAGATAGTGATGCTAATATGGGATTAATTGGAGATATAAAGCAGGAATTAAGAAAAGTAAATGCACTTAAAATTAACTACACGACTAAAAAAGGTACTGTGTTAGGAAGATAA
- a CDS encoding ExbD/TolR family protein produces the protein MAKRAAPEVNAGSMADIAFLLLIFFLVTTTIETDSGINRKLPPMEESEEDVVIKQRNIFTVLLNGKDQLLVEDELMEVKDLRQAAIEFLDNGGDGSCDYCKGNKDKSSSDNPDKAIISLKNERETTYKTYIAVQNELVAAYNELRNIRAQGLYGKSFAEMQENYKDVNWPGNKERLKEKIDKIKLDYPQKLSEVQ, from the coding sequence ATGGCAAAAAGAGCAGCACCAGAAGTAAATGCAGGCTCCATGGCCGATATCGCGTTCTTACTATTAATATTCTTCTTAGTAACAACAACAATTGAAACAGATTCTGGGATTAACAGAAAACTTCCACCTATGGAAGAGTCTGAAGAAGATGTAGTTATCAAGCAAAGAAATATTTTTACCGTATTATTAAATGGTAAAGATCAATTGCTAGTAGAAGATGAATTAATGGAGGTTAAGGATTTAAGGCAAGCAGCCATTGAATTCTTAGATAACGGAGGCGACGGATCATGCGATTACTGTAAAGGAAATAAAGATAAGTCATCTTCTGATAATCCAGATAAAGCGATTATATCTTTAAAGAATGAACGTGAAACAACTTACAAAACTTATATAGCTGTTCAAAATGAATTAGTAGCGGCTTATAACGAATTAAGAAATATCAGGGCTCAAGGGCTGTACGGTAAGTCTTTTGCAGAAATGCAGGAAAACTATAAGGATGTAAATTGGCCAGGTAATAAGGAAAGGTTAAAAGAGAAGATAGACAAAATTAAATTGGATTATCCTCAAAAACTTTCAGAAGTACAATAG
- a CDS encoding MotA/TolQ/ExbB proton channel family protein — protein MKRLFSLLAITGMMAFGTTNATTIANSTTAVTAINTTQEEATDAAAAPAETLGFHQELKKRFIEGGAGFMGIVLLCLILGLAIAIERIIFLNLSTTNTKKLTQNVEDALSSGGVEAAKEVCRNTKGPIASIYYQGLDRTDEGIEAAEKAVVAYGGVQMGQLEKNVSWISLFIALAPMLGFMGTVIGMIQAFDKIEAAGDMQPSLVAGGIKVALLTTVFGLIVAIILQIFYNYIIAKIDSIVNDMEDASITLMDLLIRNKK, from the coding sequence ATGAAAAGATTATTTTCTCTCCTTGCCATTACAGGAATGATGGCATTTGGAACTACTAATGCAACTACAATTGCAAACTCAACTACAGCAGTAACTGCTATTAATACAACTCAAGAAGAGGCAACAGATGCTGCGGCAGCTCCTGCCGAAACACTTGGGTTTCATCAAGAATTGAAAAAACGTTTTATAGAAGGTGGTGCTGGCTTTATGGGAATTGTATTATTATGTTTAATTCTTGGGTTAGCTATTGCTATAGAAAGAATTATCTTTTTAAACCTTTCAACTACCAACACAAAAAAATTAACACAAAATGTAGAGGATGCTTTATCTTCAGGTGGAGTTGAAGCAGCAAAAGAAGTTTGTAGAAATACAAAAGGACCTATCGCATCTATTTACTACCAAGGTTTAGATAGAACAGACGAAGGTATAGAAGCTGCCGAAAAAGCTGTTGTAGCTTATGGGGGAGTTCAAATGGGACAATTAGAAAAAAATGTATCTTGGATTTCATTATTTATCGCTTTGGCACCAATGCTTGGTTTCATGGGTACGGTAATTGGTATGATTCAAGCATTCGATAAAATTGAAGCTGCCGGAGATATGCAACCATCTCTTGTTGCCGGTGGTATTAAAGTAGCACTTTTAACAACTGTATTCGGTTTGATAGTAGCTATTATACTTCAGATTTTTTACAATTACATTATTGCTAAAATTGATAGTATTGTTAACGATATGGAAGATGCTTCTATTACGTTAATGGATCTATTGATTAGAAATAAGAAGTAA
- a CDS encoding asparaginase produces the protein MSDIKPKILLIYTGGTIGMVKDPKTGSLKAFDFKTLLEKIPELQLLECHIDTVSFKEPIDSSNMNPKYWVQIAEIIEAKYEAFDGFVVLHGSDTMSYTSSALSFMLENLAKPVIFTGSQLPIGDLRTDAKENLITSIQVASLQHNGKPVIKEVCLYFEYKLYRANRTTKINAEHFEAFASLNYPDLAESGVHLKVNKEYLFKPDLDKPLKVYKNLDNNVALIKLFPGITKSVLQSIFNTPNLKAVIIETYGAGNCSTERWFIDMLKEHIEKGIHIINITQCSGGSVMMGHYETSSELKSIGVISGKDITTEAAITKLMYVLGRNITENNVKTIYETALRGEIS, from the coding sequence ATGAGCGATATAAAGCCAAAAATATTACTAATATATACTGGAGGAACCATAGGTATGGTTAAAGATCCTAAAACGGGGTCGCTTAAGGCGTTTGATTTTAAAACACTTTTAGAAAAAATTCCGGAATTACAGCTTTTAGAATGTCATATAGATACGGTATCGTTTAAAGAACCTATAGATTCAAGTAATATGAATCCGAAATACTGGGTTCAAATTGCAGAAATAATAGAGGCTAAATATGAAGCGTTTGATGGTTTCGTGGTTTTACACGGAAGCGATACCATGAGTTATACATCATCTGCATTAAGTTTTATGTTGGAGAACTTGGCAAAACCAGTCATATTTACAGGATCTCAATTACCAATAGGCGATTTAAGAACAGATGCAAAGGAAAACTTAATTACATCCATTCAGGTAGCCTCGTTACAACATAATGGAAAACCAGTAATTAAGGAGGTATGTCTATATTTTGAATACAAATTATATAGAGCCAATAGAACCACAAAAATAAACGCAGAACACTTTGAAGCTTTTGCATCTTTAAACTATCCAGATTTAGCCGAGTCTGGCGTTCATTTAAAAGTTAATAAAGAATATTTGTTTAAGCCTGATTTAGATAAACCTCTAAAAGTCTATAAGAATTTAGATAATAATGTTGCACTAATAAAACTCTTCCCAGGTATCACTAAAAGTGTATTGCAGAGCATTTTTAATACCCCGAATTTAAAAGCTGTTATTATTGAAACCTACGGTGCCGGAAATTGTAGCACTGAAAGATGGTTTATTGACATGTTAAAGGAGCATATTGAAAAAGGGATACATATTATAAATATTACACAGTGTTCGGGAGGAAGCGTTATGATGGGGCATTATGAAACCAGTAGTGAGTTAAAAAGTATAGGAGTTATTTCTGGAAAAGACATTACAACCGAAGCGGCTATAACTAAGCTAATGTATGTGCTGGGACGAAATATTACAGAAAATAACGTCAAAACGATCTATGAAACAGCTTTACGGGGTGAAATATCTTAA
- a CDS encoding TatD family hydrolase yields MIITDTHTHLYSEAFDDDRNEMIDRAIEQGVSRFFIPAIDSEYTEAMLQLEKDYPDNMFLMMGLHPTHVKENYKEELKHVEHMLAKRHFYAVGEIGIDLYWDKSTLGIQQEAFKHQIRLAKQYKLPIVIHCRDAFDEIFEVLETEKSDDLFGIFHCFTGTLEQAHQAISYNMKLGIGGVATFKNGKIDTFLNQIPLKHIVLETDAPYLAPVPYRGKRNESAYIKQVLEKLGHIYGVSLEDIAAITTQNSKDVFKI; encoded by the coding sequence ATGATTATTACTGACACACATACCCACTTGTATAGTGAAGCTTTTGATGACGATAGAAATGAGATGATCGATCGTGCTATAGAGCAGGGCGTTTCTAGGTTTTTTATTCCAGCTATAGATTCCGAGTATACCGAAGCCATGCTTCAACTTGAAAAGGATTACCCCGATAATATGTTTTTAATGATGGGGTTGCATCCTACCCATGTTAAAGAGAACTATAAAGAAGAGCTTAAACACGTGGAACATATGCTCGCAAAGCGACATTTTTATGCTGTAGGCGAAATAGGAATTGATTTGTATTGGGATAAATCCACATTAGGAATTCAGCAAGAAGCATTCAAACATCAAATTAGGCTTGCCAAGCAATATAAGTTGCCAATAGTAATTCATTGTAGGGATGCTTTTGACGAAATATTTGAAGTTTTAGAAACAGAAAAGAGCGATGATCTGTTCGGTATTTTTCATTGTTTTACTGGAACCTTGGAACAAGCACATCAAGCCATTTCTTATAACATGAAACTTGGTATAGGCGGTGTGGCTACTTTTAAGAATGGGAAGATTGATACTTTTTTAAATCAAATACCGCTTAAACATATTGTCTTAGAAACAGATGCACCTTATTTAGCTCCAGTTCCATATAGAGGGAAACGAAACGAAAGTGCCTATATAAAACAAGTGTTGGAAAAGTTAGGACATATATATGGTGTATCTTTGGAAGACATAGCGGCAATTACCACTCAGAATTCTAAGGACGTTTTTAAAATTTAA
- a CDS encoding RNA polymerase sigma factor, whose translation MSEKKIHEDQKYIEGLLKNNSFIIQAIYDKFAPKVINYIKQNSGDSDKAQDVIQDTLITIYNQASENKLQLTCPFDAYFFLLCKRKWLNELKKTSKKEVTINEDILSKGDEAQELAFETSVFGEKQALFTEMFQKLGTACKDLLTATFKIKSMEEVAKSLGVTYAYARKKKSLCIGKLTELVRESPKFNQLNN comes from the coding sequence ATGAGTGAAAAAAAAATACACGAAGACCAGAAATATATTGAAGGATTACTAAAAAACAATTCGTTTATAATACAGGCTATATATGATAAGTTCGCACCTAAAGTGATTAATTATATAAAGCAAAATAGTGGCGATAGCGATAAAGCTCAAGATGTAATACAGGATACTTTAATAACCATTTATAATCAGGCAAGCGAAAATAAGTTGCAGCTTACTTGCCCGTTCGATGCCTATTTCTTTCTACTGTGTAAACGGAAGTGGTTAAACGAATTAAAAAAAACTTCTAAAAAGGAGGTAACAATTAATGAGGACATTTTATCTAAAGGTGACGAGGCTCAAGAACTGGCTTTTGAAACATCTGTATTTGGCGAAAAACAAGCATTATTTACAGAAATGTTTCAAAAACTTGGAACCGCTTGTAAAGATTTGTTAACAGCTACTTTTAAAATAAAATCTATGGAGGAAGTAGCAAAAAGTTTAGGTGTAACCTATGCTTATGCAAGAAAAAAGAAATCTTTATGTATTGGTAAGTTAACAGAACTGGTTCGGGAGTCACCAAAGTTTAACCAACTTAATAATTAA